In the genome of Crassaminicella thermophila, the window TTTGGCAAAAGGAATAACAAAAATCAGAAATGCTGCTAAGGAGCCTGAAATTGTTGATTTGCAGAATTATTTAAATAGAATGGGTGCAAAAATAAGAGGAGCCGGAACAAGTGAAATTATTATTGAAGGTGTTGATAAACTATATGGTTTAGAGCATAAAATTATTCCAGATAGGATTGTTGCAGGAACAATAGCTACTGCAGGGGCAATAGCTGGAGGAGAAATTATACTAAATAATGTAGTTGTTGATCATATGAAGCCTATTTTATTAAAATTAAAAGAAGCAGGTTGCTGGGTATTTGAGAAAAACAATAGTTTAAAAATAAAATCATCTCAAAGGCTTAAAGCAGTGGAGATGACTAAAACATTACCTTATCCTGGGTTTCCAACAGATATGCAGGCTCAGTTTATGGCTTTAATGACTATTGCTCGGGGGACTAGCATAATTACTGAAACAGTTTTTGAGAATAGATTTAAACATGTAGATGAGTTAATAAGAATGGGTGCTAAAATTAAAATTGATGGTAGAGTCGCAGTTATTCAAGGAGTTAAAAAACTTACTGGAGCAAAAGTTTTTGCAAAGGATTTGAGAGGAGGAGCAGCTTTAGTATTAGCAGGTCTTACAGCTGAAGGAACAACAATAGTTGACAATATTAAACATATAGATAGAGGATATGAACAATTAGATAAAATGCTTAAGGAATTAGGTGCAGATATTAAAAGAATTGATTAAGAGACAGCTTTTGCTGCTCTTAAGTAATAAAATAATAATGGACGAACCCTTAAGTTAAAAGGTGAGGAAATATGTGCAGATATAATAAGGATATAGATAAAAATGTAAAAAGAAAAAAAAATGCCATGATTTTTATGGTTATGTTGTTGCTATGTATTGTTTCTTTCATAATAATATTCAAAACAGATTTATTTACTGTAAAATATGTAGAGGTTGGTGGAAATCATATTGTTACAAAGG includes:
- the murA gene encoding UDP-N-acetylglucosamine 1-carboxyvinyltransferase — translated: MSKLLIRGRNKLNGQIRIGGAKNAVLPILAATVLNGGENILFDSPDLRDVHSMIEILRSIGCKVSFENSVLTVNSSTLSSHEIPEHLVREMRSSIFLMGPMLGRCGKIKISYPGGCEIGPRPIDLHLKALRELGVKITEAHGFLECEAIKLEGKEIHLDYPSVGATENIMLVAVLAKGITKIRNAAKEPEIVDLQNYLNRMGAKIRGAGTSEIIIEGVDKLYGLEHKIIPDRIVAGTIATAGAIAGGEIILNNVVVDHMKPILLKLKEAGCWVFEKNNSLKIKSSQRLKAVEMTKTLPYPGFPTDMQAQFMALMTIARGTSIITETVFENRFKHVDELIRMGAKIKIDGRVAVIQGVKKLTGAKVFAKDLRGGAALVLAGLTAEGTTIVDNIKHIDRGYEQLDKMLKELGADIKRID